A section of the Hirschia baltica ATCC 49814 genome encodes:
- a CDS encoding SDR family NAD(P)-dependent oxidoreductase, whose translation MRLQNKVAIVTGGARDIGRSISLKLAKEGAKVAINYFDSEEEGKATLEAVQAAGGEAILVQGDMTKAEDVANFVAKTQEAFGNEINVLVNVVGGLVARKPLAEMDEDFVNLVMRLNFNSTFLMTKAVSPHMPKGGSIVNFASQAARDGGGGGAWAYAASKGAVMTFTRSMAKEFGPRGIRVNALDPGLISTTFHDTFSKNEVREKVAGMTALGREGHPDEVADVVAYLASDESSFVNGVNLDVNGGLAFS comes from the coding sequence ATGAGACTTCAAAACAAAGTAGCTATTGTAACTGGTGGCGCACGTGACATTGGTCGCAGTATCTCGCTTAAATTGGCTAAAGAAGGCGCAAAGGTTGCGATCAATTATTTCGATAGTGAAGAAGAGGGAAAAGCAACATTAGAAGCAGTACAAGCTGCTGGTGGTGAAGCAATCCTCGTTCAAGGTGACATGACCAAAGCCGAAGATGTTGCTAATTTTGTCGCCAAAACGCAAGAAGCTTTTGGCAATGAAATCAACGTGCTTGTAAACGTGGTCGGTGGTCTAGTTGCACGTAAACCACTTGCTGAAATGGACGAGGATTTTGTAAATCTCGTTATGCGCTTGAACTTCAATTCTACGTTCTTGATGACAAAAGCAGTTTCACCTCACATGCCTAAAGGTGGCTCAATTGTTAATTTTGCATCACAAGCTGCTCGCGATGGTGGCGGTGGCGGCGCTTGGGCGTACGCAGCTTCCAAAGGCGCGGTCATGACTTTCACACGCTCAATGGCCAAAGAATTTGGTCCACGTGGCATTCGAGTGAATGCGCTTGATCCTGGTCTGATTTCAACAACATTCCACGATACATTCTCTAAGAATGAAGTTCGTGAAAAAGTTGCGGGTATGACAGCGCTTGGTCGCGAAGGGCACCCTGATGAGGTCGCGGATGTCGTGGCTTACCTTGCGTCTGATGAATCGTCTTTCGTCAATGGCGTAAACCTAGATGTGAATGGTGGTTTGGCTTTCTCGTAA